The genomic stretch CAAAGCCGGCAGCGATAGTGGTAAAAATATCTTGAAGAATATACCAAACCGCGACAGTCCGTCAATCAATGCAGCTTCTTCTAAATCCTTAGGAATTGTCAAAAAGTACTGGCGCATGAAAAATATATAGAATGCACTCACAAGCCACGGAATAATTAATCCCTTGTACGAATCAATCCAGCCAAGTTTGTTTAGAATAAGGTAAATAGGAATCAAGAGTACCTGCCCAGGTATCATCATTGTACCTATGATAATGTAAAAAACAACCTTCTTAAATGGGAAACTTAGCCTTGCAAGAGCATATGCTGCCATGGAATTGAAAAGCAGATTGCCAGCTGTCACAGCTACTGCAACCACAAAGCTGTTAAAAAGCCATCTCATAAACGGAAACTCTGTCGTGATGTATTTATAGCTACTAAAGCTCAGCTTTCCAAAGTCAACTGAGAATTTTGTCACATCTTCTACAGGTTTTAAAGAAGTTATAACAGCAATAAGGTATGGTACCAAGGTTATCAGCGCCCATAAAATGCAGATTGTATATAGCACTATTTTGACTCCAATCCCATAGGTATTTTCCTTCATCCACACCTTTTTCTCATCTCCTTTTTTGATAATCCAGAAAAATCATTACTTAATATGACATTTCCTCGCCAAAAAATTTTCGCTGAATTAATGTCAATACAAAGATAATCCCAAACACAACAAACGCCATAGCCGAGGCAACTCCCATGTTGAACTCTTTAAAAGCTGTTCTGTATATCATCACAACCATTGTCATTGCTTTTCCCATGGGACCACCATCAGAACCGCCTATAATGTATGACAAATCAAACATCTGGAGAGTACTAATAAAAGATACAACTGTGTTGAAAAATATCATCGGTTTTAAAAGAGGTATTGTGATTTTAATAAGCTTAATAAATTCTCCTGCACCTTCAACTTCTGCAGCTTCATAAAGCTGGTCTGGAATTGTTGAAAGTCCAGACAAAAATGTAACCATATAAAACCCTACAGATCCCCAAACAGCAACACTCACAATTGCGGGCATCACAAAAGAAGGTTCATTGAACCAATTTCGAGGAGTAATCCCAATATGACTTAAAATCTGATTCACAAGCCCATCTGTTTTGTACAAAAACAGAAATATAATCGATACTGCTACAGGTGATGTAACCGTGGGAAGATAATATGTTGTTCTGAAAAACTCCTTGAATTTTACCTTGTCATTTACTATCACAGCTAAAATGAGAGCAATAATAAGCTGAGTAGGAACAACTAAAACCGAATAATAAAGTGTGTTAAGGATAGAATCTAAAAACATCTTGTTTGTCAGCGCTTCTTTATAGTTAGCAAGGCCTACAAATTTAGGTGGAGCATCTCCTAAGAATGAAAAGTTCTGAAAACTTATCATAAAAGCTTTTACAAGCGGGTAAGCAAAAAATACACAAAAAGACAGTATATAAGGAAGCAGCATGACAAAAGCTGTCAAGTATTCTTGCGTTTTTGTTCTATTTCTCATTTTTTATTCACATCCCCCTATAACTTACAGTTATATTCTTATAAATCAAGGCAGGCTTTTTTACCTGCCTTGATTATTTTCCAGGTAGTATCTTCTATTTTACTTCATGATTTGCTTTACTCTTTCCTCAATGTTCTTCTTAAGGTCATACTTTTTGCCAATTACATAGTCTTCAAATGCTTTGTTGAAGACATCCACAACTTTTGTGCCATCCAGACCATAGAAGTAGACCTGTGCATATTTTGCACCATCAACAAGCGCTTTTCTCTCTGGATAAGTCTTAGCAAAGTTTACACCTGCACTCTTTAATGAAGGAAGTGCCAAACCTGCTTCAACCACGTACTTTTGACCACCTTCTCCAGTTAAGAATCTTATAAGTTTGAACGCTTCAGGTTTGTGCTTAGAATTCTTGCTCATTACATATGCAACGGTGAATGCCATTGTTGACTTGCCAGCTGGTCCTGCGGGAAGTTCTGCAATTCCATATTGATCTTTTGGTATCTTTCTGTCGTTTAAGAATGGAATCATCCAGCCGCCTTCAATTGTCATAGCAGCTTTCTTGTCAGCAAATGCATCTCCAACCCAGCCAGCGCCTAAATCCTTCGGAGTCTTGCATATTCCTTCTTTGAAAAGGTCAAGTGCAAATTTTAAGCCTTCCAAGGCTTTCGGGTCAGTAAAGACTGGCTTACTACCGTCAAATACTTTACCACCATTTTGATATGCAAAAGGTTGAATTCTTGCAAGCTCAAGATTCATTGTAAGACCTACAACCTTGTCTGTTGTAAGTTTTTTAGCATACTCTTTCAACTCCTGCCATGTCTTTGGTGCCTGTGTAAGACCTGCCTGTTTGAACATCTCTTTGTTGTAGAACAAAACTAATGTATTGTAGTCTTTTGGAAGTCCATACACTTTTCCTTTGTATATGAATGGCTGGAGAAGTGATGACTCATAACCAATTGTTTTGACATTGTACTTTTTCATCCAGCTGTCAAGCGGCTCTAAGACATTCTTTGCAATGTACTGCCAAGCTGGCATTGAATCCATGTAAAAGATATCTGGTTCTGTTTTAGATGCCATGAGAAGCTGCATCTTTTGGTTATAGTCACCGACAATTTCAGTAATTTTTACATCAACATTTGGATACAGCTTTTTGAACGCTGCAATTTGGTTTTGAACAATCTTCTTCTCAGCAGGGGAAGATGCCCACGCACCAAGCTTTAAAGTTATCTTGGAAGTGGCAAAAACATCTTTTTGCGCAGCACCTATTCCTGCAACCAAGGAAAGTAGGAAAATTAACGTTAATAAAATTGTTAGAAATTTTTTCATAAAACAAACCTCCTTTTTGAATTAAATATTTCGGAAATGTTTTCGATGATTTTATTATACAACAAGTTAGTAATTTTGTCTACAGGTTTTTTAATTAATTTTTAGATTTTGTTTATTAAGTATAAGTAATGCTGTCTTATATATTTCAAGCTTTCAAACTTTTTTCGAAATGTTTTCGTAAAATCAAAGGAGCTGTCTAAAAACAAAATTTTAAAGATTTCATGCCACAATATATAGGCAAAATCAAATAATTAAACTATATATTGTGAGAAAAGGGCTATCCAATTATCTTTTTGGACAGCCCCTTATAAGCAAAAAAAGCTATAAAACAACTTCTTTGCTTCTTATCTTGATTTTTACTTTGCTCCTGTCAACTCTTTTTTTGACCTCAACATTTTCCTTGGTTATGACAAAATCCAGCAAGTTTCCTTTCCACCAAATGCTAAATTTCAAAGCTTCCCACTTTTCAAAAAGCCACGGATTGACAGAGAGAACATCATCCTTTTCTACTTTTAAACCTCCAAAACCAAATATCAAAGCTTGCCATGTGCCGCCCAAAGACGCAGCGTGTATCCCCAAAGCTGTGTTGCCTTGATTGTCTTCAATGTCTGTCAAAGCGGTACGCATAAAATTTATATATGCTCTTTTTGTCTCACCCACTCTTACTCCCATCAAAGCATAAATGCTCGGACTTAAAGACGATTTGTGCATTGTCCTTTTTTCATAGTAATCATAGTTTATTTTCATGACCTCTTCATCAAACTGGTCGCCAAGCAAATACAAAAGCATCACAACGTCTGCTTGTTTAATGAGCTGATAGCTATTTAGCTTGTCAAGCTCAACACCTTCTGGCCAGACTGGCATATTGTTGCTGTCGTATTCTTTAATAACAAAATCTTTAAGATTAAAATATCCTTCAAACTGTTCAATTAGCTTTGTTTCAGGATGGTATGGAATATAAATCTTTGATGCAACTTTTAGCCAGTTCAAAGGTTCATCTTCTGATAAGTTTATTTTTTTTACTAACCTTTCAAAATGGCTTGGGTAATTTTCCTCTAAGCATTTCAATACTTCATAAGCCTTTTCTAAGTTCCACTTTGCAAGATAATTGGTATAGGCATTGTTGTTACAATGTTCATGGAACTCATCCGGACCTATCACATCATTTATTTCATATCTATCCTTTTCTTCATTATATTTACAAATAGAAGCCCAAAACCTTGCTGTTTCAATCACAATTTCCGCACCATAGTTTAAAAGAAACTCTATATCATCTGTTGCACGCACATATTCTAAAACTGCAAAGGCTATATCTGCTGAGATATGATATTCTATATCCCCTGTCCATATTCGAACAGGTTTGCCAAGATAATCGTACCCCCACTTTGGCGTCTCCTCTTGACCGGTGTCTGCAGACTCCCAGGGGAACTGCGCACCTTTGTATCCATTTTTCCTTGCATTCTCTCTTGCACCGTCCAAAAGATTGTACCTGTACATCAGCATTGACCTTGCAGCTTTCGGATTTGTGTAAATGTAAAACGGGAGCATAAAAATCTCTGTGTCCCAAAAAACATGTCCTTTGTAGCCTTCTCCGTGAAGGCCTTTTGCACCAAGGCTTACATGTTCATCTTCTGGATTTGCCATACTAAGTAGATGGAAAACATTAAATTTAAGACTTCTATCTGCAACCTCATCACCAATTACCTCAACCTTGGCAACATCCCAGAGCTTATCATACTCTTCTATATGCTCAGAAAGCAGCCTCTCAACACCTAATTCTTTTGCTCTTTCAAGCTTGATTGTAGAACTTCTAAAAATATCATCAACATTTTCTCTTGAGGACACCAATACACTCAGCTTTACAATCTCATAACTTTTTCCTTCTTTTGCTTCAACCTCAAGGTTTTCAGTAATAACGCTTCCTAAATCTTTTACAAATCTATTAAAATAACATTTCTGGCTATCTAATAAAACCTCTGTAGAACTTGCTATTCCCACTTTGTATCTTTTATCCTTTGTTGTAATGCCAAGGAATATACAGCTTTTGCAATCCTTTTTATCTTCTACTTCATAATGTTTTACTCTATCGTTTGGAATATCCTTGGAGTTCATGGTATTGGCATCGATAAAACTTTCTACATTTAAAACCGCTGAGTAGTTTTCGCAAACCACATTGTACTTTTGAACAATAAGATTTTTATTTTTCATGCTGACAAATCGAAATCCCTCTATTGATGTAATTCTACCTTTTTCATCTTTTAGTCTCAATTTTCTAAAAAGCAGTCCCTGTTTTAAGTCTAAAACTCTCTTAAATTCAACAACTTCACATTTCAAAGGATTTAGAAATTCTCTATTTATATAAATCCTAAGACCTATTGGATTTGGCAAATTCACAAGTTCTGTAACCTGAGCTGTGTCTTTGTCAAATACACCTGCTATGAAAGTTCCTGGTATCTCATCACAAAAAACCTCTTCATTGATTCCCCTTATTCCTACATACCCATTTGTAAGAGCAAAGCAGGTTTCATGTTTATGTGAAACTCCAAAACTTTCCTGTTCAATCAGCCAGTTTTTTTCTGAAAGTTTCATTATTGAAAACCTCCTAAACCTTTTTGAAAAGTTTTTCATGAAGATTTTCAAGAAGTTCCAAGTTAACATTGGTCAATTTATCAACCACGTAATGAGCTTCTTTGAGCCTATCAAATTGACCATCTCTACAGACACCAATTGTAAGCATCCCCGCACGAATACCTGCCTTTACCCCATCTATAGCATCTTCAAACACGACGCACTCTTTGGGATTTACGTTTAGTCTTTGTGCAGCAGTTAGAAATATTTCAGGGTCAGGTTTTCCTTTTTTGAAATCATACCCTGTCACAATTGTATCAAACATATTGTGAATTCCTATTTTGGTCAAAATTTTAGTAGTATTTTTGCTTGAAGAAGCAACAGCAAGTCTTATATTATTTTGCTTCAAATGATTCAAAAGCCATATGCTATCTTCAAAAGCTTCTAAATTTTCTTGTTCAACAAATTCCAAAAAAATCTTTTGTTTTTCCTCTGCCATTTCTATTAACTTGTCTTCTGGCATATCATATGCAATGCTTCTTATCCCATCCAGCCTTGGTTTTCCGTCAACCTTCCATTTGTAATCTTCATATTCAAATTTATAACCGTGGTTTTCAAACATCTTTTTCCATGCTTTGAAATGTAATTTTACAGTATCTGTTAAAACACCATCCATGTCAAAAATAGCAGCCTTGATTTTTCCCATGAAAAGTAAACCCCTTTGCTGTGATTGTTGTATAAGATTATTATAAAAGTTTTTCGAATTGTTTTCAATATCGTTTTCGATTATTTTCGACATTTTATAAAGACATGCTCGAAGTATAAGGAAAGAATTTTAATAGTTTTAGAAAAGAATTAGTTTTATAATAATAGTAAAGACAAGAAAGTTAAGAAAGTTAAAAATTTAGATGGAATAACTTTATTATAAATAATTCAGAGCAATAAAATAAAAATCAGAAGGGAGAAGAAAAGAGAGTGAGATAGAAACTCGTTCCAGTTTTTTATTGTTTTTAATTAGTTCAAAAGAAGTGATAACTAAACATTTGACATTTGCATTTTTTCATCTTACTTGTTAAATATTTAACATTCGAACACAAAAATAAAAAATCCGGCAGCCACCTACTTTCCCGTGCCGTCTCCAGCACAGTATCATCGGCGTTGCGAGGCTTAACTTCCGTGTTCGGAATGGGAACGGGTGTTTCCCTCGCTCTTTCGCCACCGGATTTGTCAGCTTATTCATTTTCTTCAGCAGCTTTCTAAGCAGCCTCGCAAGTGAATAGGGAGAAAGCTCCTCTTTCGGTCAAGCTCCTCGGGCCATTAGTACCGCCTTGCTCAACGCCTCACAGCGCTTACACATGCGGCCTATCTACCTGGTAGTCTTCCAGGACCCTTACCACCTTTGAGGTGTGGGGTATCTCATCTTGGGGTGGGCTTCACGCTTAGATGCTTTCAGCGTTTATCCCTTCCGGACTTGGCTTCCCAGCCGTGCCCCTGGCGGGACAACTGGTAAACCAGCGGTCCGTCCAACCCGGTCCTCTCGTACTAGGGTCAGCTCCCCTCAAATACCCTGCGCCCGCGGCGGATAAGGACCGAACTGTCTCACGACGTTCTGAACCCAGCTCACGTACCGCTTTAATGGGCGAACAGCCCAACCCTTGGGACCTACTTCAGCCCCAGGATGCGATGAGCCGACATCGAGGTGCCAAACCTCCCCGTCGATGTGGACTCTCGGGGGAGATCAGCCTGTTATCCCCGGGGTAACTTTTATCCGTTGAGCGACGGCTCTCCCACTTGAATACCGCCGGATCACTAAGCCCGACTTTCGTCCCTGCTCGAGATGTCTCTCTCACAGTCAAGCCACCTTACCGCCTTTGCACTCCTACCGCACGATTTCCATCCGTGCTGAGGTGACCTTTGGGCGCCTCCGTTACCTTTTAGGAGGCGACCGCCCCAGTCAAACTGCCCACCTGACAGTGTCCCATCACTCGGTTCAGAGTGTCTGGTTAGTGCCCCAGTGCACCCAGAGTGGTATCCCACCGTCGGCTCCATGGATGCTGGCGCACCCACTTCTCCGCCTCCCACCTATCCTGTACAGGGCACACCAAAACACAGTGCCAGGCTGCAGTAAAGCTCCACGGGGTCTTTCTGTCCAACCGCGGGTAACCAGCGTCTTCACTGGTACCACAATTTCGCCGGGCACACCGCCAAGACAGCGCCCAAGTCGTTACGCCATTCGTGCGGGTCGGAACTTACCCGACAAGGAATTTCGCTACCTTAGGACCGTTATAGTTACGGCCGCCGTTCACTGGGGCTTCGGTTCGGAGCTTCGCCCTCTTCAGGCTAACCCCTCCCCTTAACCTTCCAGCACCGGGCAGGCGTCAGCCCCTATACCTCGCCTTTCGGCTTGGCAGAGACCTGTGTTTTTGATAAACAGTCGCTTGGGCCTATTCCCTGCGACCCTGAGCTCTTCACCCAGGGCACCCCTTCTCCCGAAGTTACGGGGTCAGTTTGCCGAGTTCCTTAGCGGTGCTTCACCCGTCCGTCTGTGGATCCTCTCCTCGCCCACCTGTGTCGGTTTCCAGTACGGGCACCTGCCTTCGCCTACGCGACGCTTTTCTTGGCAGTGTGAAGCTCGGCACTTCGCCTACTATTACTTCGGCTCCCCATCACGGCTCACGGTTGCCGAGTGAGCGGATTTGCCTACCCACTCCCGCTCGCCGCTTGGCCGGGGTCTACCAACTCCCCGGTTGCCTGCTCCTCCTGCGTCCCGCCTCGTAGGTTAACCTCCGGCAGGTGGCTCAGGATTATCAACCTGATACCCATCAGCTACGCCTTTCGGCCTCGCCTTAGGCCCCGGCTAACTCTGGGCGGATTCGCCTTCCCCAGAAAACCTTGGGCTTCCGACGGGCAGGCTTCCCACCTGCCTCGCGCTACTTATTCCGGCATTCTCACTTCTGCCTCGTCCACCCTGGCTTTCGCCTTGGGCTTCGCCCTAACGCAGAACGCTCCCCTACCGCTATAGCCACACCTTCCCGTGGCTATAACCCGATGCTTCGGTGTGTGGCTTTAGCCCCGAGTATTTTCGGCGCCCAGCCGCTCGACCAGTGAGCTGTTACGCACTCTTTAAAGGAATGGCTGCTTCTAAGCCAACCTCCTGGTTGTCTTCGCGGCTGAACATCCTTTGCACACTTAGCCACACCTTCGGGACCTTAGCAGTCGGTCTGGGCTGTTCCCCTCTCGACCACGGACCTTATCGCTCGTGGTCTGACTCCCAAGCTTAAAACCGCCAGCATTCGGAGTTTGATAGGGTTCGGTAACGTTTTTGCGCCCCTAGCCCAATCAGTGCTCTACCTCCAGCGGCTACAAGCTTGAGGCTAGCCCTAAAGCTATTTCGGGGAGAACCAGCTATCTCCGGGTTCGATTGGAATTTCTCCACTACCCTCAGCTCATCCGACGCCTTTTCAACGACGACCGGTTCGGGCCTCCATGTGGTCTCACCCACACTTCACCCTGGCCAAGGGTAGATCACCCGGTTTCGGGTCTACTTACGCATACTAATCGCCCTCTTCAGACTCGGTTTCCCTGCGGCTCCAGCGCTCTCTCGCGCCTTAGCCTCGCATGCGTAAGTAACTCGCCGGACCGTTCTTCAATAAGTACGACGTCAGGGACTTCTCGCCCCCTCCGTCTGCTTGTAGGCACAGGGTTTCAGGCTCTATTTCACTCCCCTCCCGGGGTTCTTTTCACCTTTCCCTCACGGTACTTGTGCACTATCGGTCACCGGTAGTATTTAGCCTTGGAGGGTGGTCCCCCCTGCTTCACACCAGCTTCCACGGCACTGGTGCTACTCAGGATCAGAAGCACCACTCTACCGCACTTTTCGCCTACGGGGCTGTCACCCTCTACGGCTGGCCTTCCCAGACCATTCGGCTAAGTGCCTCAAGTGGCTTTGCGCTTCTGTCCTACAACCCCACCGCAAGCTCTTCACCTGCGATGGTTTGGGCTCCTCCCCTTTCGCTCGCCGCTACTCAGGGAATCTCATTTTGATTTCTTCTCCTCGGGGTACTAAGATGTTTCAGTTCCCCCGGTCTCCCCTCGCATGCCTATGTATTCAGCATGCGATGCCAGGTCTTCCACCCGGCGGGTTGCCCCATTCGGGAATCCACGGATCTACGCCTGCTTGCGGCTCCCCGTGGCTTTTCGCAGCTTGCCACGCCCTTCATCGGCTCCGGTGCCGAGGCATCCACCCTGCGCCCTTTCCTCGCTTGACCTCCACAGACAGACAGACTCCTTAATCTGCCTTTCCTCGCTTTCCCCCTATTCACTTGCCAAGCTGCCTTCCTGGTGGGCTTAGGTGGACTCGAACCACCGACCTTACGCTTATCAGGCGTACGCTCTAACCACCTGAGCTATAAGCCCATATATCATTGGTGGAGATGAGGAGATTCGAACTCCTGACCCCCTGCTTGCAAGGCAGGTGCTCTCCCAACTGAGCTACATCCCCACCTCAAATAGCAGCTTTCCTAAAATTAAACAGCACCTAACCTACTCGGCTACTCACAAAACCCTTAGAAAGGAGGTGATCCAGCCGCACGTTCCCGTACGGCTACCTTGTTACGACTTCACCCCAATCATCAGCCCCACCTTCAACACAGCTTAACCTGTGTCTTCAGGTGTTGCTGACTCTCATGGTGTGACGGGCGGTGTGTACAAGGCCCGGGAACGTATTCACCGCGGCATGCTGATCCGCGATTACTAGCGATTCCGACTTCATGCAGGCGAGTTGCAGCCTGCAATCCGAACTGGGGGTGCTTTTTTGGGATTCGCTCCGGCTCGCGCCTTCGCTGCCCTCTGTAGCACCCATTGTAGCACGTGTGTAGCCCAGGGCATAAGGGGCATGATGATTTGACGTCATCCCCACCTTCCTCCGCCTCATCGGCGGCAGTCCCCTTAGAGTGCCCACCCTTACGTGCTGGCAACTAAGGGCAGGGGTTGCGCTCGTTGCGGGACTTAACCCAACATCTCACGACACGAGCTGACGACAACCATGCACCACCTGTGTCCGGGTTCCTGCTCTCAACAAGCAGGCACCCCCACCTTTCGGCAGGGTCCCCGGCATGTCAAGCCCTGGTAAGGTTCTTCGCGTTGCTTCGAATTAAACCACATGCTCCACCGCTTGTGCGGGCCCCCGTCAATTCCTTTGAGTTTCAACCTTGCGGCCGTACTCCCCAGGCGGGATGCTTATTGTGTTAACTACGGCACGGAAGAGTTCTTCTCCCCCACACCTAGCATCCATCGTTTACAGCGTGGACTACCAGGGTATCTAATCCTGTTTGCTCCCCACGCTTTCGTGCCTCAGCGTCAGTTACGGTCCAGACGGCCGCCTTCGCCACTGGTGTTCCTCCCGATATCTACGCATTTCACCGCTACACCGGGAATTCCGCCGTCCTCTCCCGCACTCAAGCCTGGCAGTTTTGAACGCTCCTTTTGGGTTGAGCCCAAAAATTTCACGCTCAACTTACCAGGCCGCCTACGCACCCTTTACGCCCAGTAATTCCGGACAACGCTCGCCACCTACGTATTACCGCGGCTGCTGGCACGTAGTTAGCCGTGGCTTTTTAAACGGGTACTATCTTCTCCTTCTCCCCGTCCAAAGAGGTTTACACCCCGAAGGGCTTCTTCCCTCACGCGGCGTCGCTGCGTCAGGCTTTCGCCCATTGCGCAAGATTCCCCGCTGCTGCCTCCCGTAGGAGTGTGGGCCGTGTCTCAGTCCCACTGTGGCCGTACACCCTCTCAGGCCGGCTACCCGTCGTCGCCTTGGTAGGCCGTTACCCCACCAACTAGCTGATGGGCCGCGAGCCCATCCCCAGCCGGAATGGACCTTACGTCCACCCTTTCACCACAACATCATGCGATGCCGTGGTCCCATCGGGTATTAGCAGCCCTTTCGAGCTGTTATCCCCGTGCTGAGGGTAGGTTGCTCACGTGTTACTCACCCGTCCGCCGCTAAGATGGCAGCCTCCAGCTCATCACCTTCAACCACCATCTCCGCTCGACTTGCATGCGTTAGGCACGCCGCCAGCGTTCGTCCTGAGCCAGGATCAAACTCTCAAATAAATATATCCTCAAGTCCGATCCTTTAGCTCAATATCATTTACATCCGGCCGCTGTCTTTAAACAGCCTTAGCCTTTCGGTTAGGCACTGTTCAATTTCCAAGCTGCCCGCCGCAGCTTTCTACCTGCGACGCTTTTATAATATACCACCTTTTTGGTCTGCGTTCAATATTCATTTTTCCTCATTTTAAGCTTTAAACTTGCAAAATCACAATTCAAATTATTTTTTCTTGTTTTTTCTCTCGATTTCTCGTTTATTTGCCTATATACACTTTTGGAACTTCTCCAATATAGATGTTCTCGGCGATTGGGATGCGCTGGAGCAGCGTCACTTTTCTTTTTGTCCTCAAAAACAAAAAGTGTCCTTCAAATTTTAAGTTCAAATATATTCTGTGGACTGTTTGATTAATTCCTGCTGAATTAAAGTCAGACTGCCAGTTATATGAAACTGCTGATATGTACATTATATTTCCTCTTAGTACCGGACCAAATTGATTAAAAAATATGTTGTTGAAAATATAGCCCAATCTAAATTCTACCTCAACAGGTGTGAGCGTTTTTGCTTTTTGATTTATCAAAAGAATTAAATTTGCTGCTTCTTTATTTAATACAACGGTATCAATTTTTATTAGCGAAGGTTTTTCTCCTTTTTCAACCTTGACTACATCATCATACTTTATCTTTTGCTGCTGCAAAACCTGCAACACAGCTTGATTTGTTACCTCTACAATTTTTTGTTTTGCCCTGTATTCAAATGCTTCTATTAGATAGTTTTCCAGCCAAATTTCTATGAAGATAGCTAAAGTAAATAGTGCAAAGATTAAAAAAGCCAAAAGGACTAATGCCTTTTGGCATCTGCGCCTGTTGTAGTTATAAAATCTCATTTTTGATGAGTTTTACACCTTCCTCTACTTATTTAGAATATGCAAACTCTTCTATTTTGATACCTGAAACCTTACAAATACTTTTTATACTTTTCGTTTAGTGCTATGGTTTGAATTATCTCTTTAATCTCTCTTTCCTTTGACTTGTGACAGACAAGAATTGCATCGTCAACCGAGATGAGAATAATGTCTTTTATACCAAGAGCTATTACAAATTTATCTGAAAAAATTATGCAGTTTTTTGTTTCATTTGTTATAGCCTCTGCCTTGATAACATTTCCATTTTCATCTTTTGTCAAAATCCTTTCAAACGCAGACCAGCTGCCAACATCATCCCATTCAAAATCAGCGGTCAAAACAACAAGTCTTTTTGTCTTTTCCATAATTGCCTTGTCTACCGAAATCTTATCTAAAAGTTTATACCCTTTTTTCAGTTCATCAATGTAACTATCGGTGGAAATTGAAGAAAATATTCTCATAAAAACATCATAGCAGTAGGGCATGTATCTTTTTAATTCTTTCAAAAACACAGAAGCTTTGAATATATAAATGCCACTGTTCCAAAAGTATTTCGATTTCACTAAATATCTTGCCCTCTTCACATCAGGTTTTTCAACAAACCTTTCAGCTGTAAATACTCCCTTTTCAAGTTCCATTCCCAGCTTGATATATCCGTAGTTTGTATCAGCTCTTGTCGGAGCAATCCCAAAACAAACTATATGACCTTTTTTAGCAATCTCATAACCTTTTTTGATAGCACTTTCAAACCTGTCTGTTTTAGATATGAAATGATCAGAAGGAAAAATTCCCAAAACACTATCTGGATCCTTTTTCAAAATATGGATACATGCCAAGCTAACACACGCAAGTGTCTCTTTCTGCTCAGGTTCAAAAATCAAATTCTCGACCATCACATTTGGGAGAAGCATTCTGAAATGTTCACGGTAATTTATATGGGTGACTATATGAATTTTCTCTGGCGGTATTATTCTCTTTACCCTGTCATAAGTCATTTCAAGAAAACTTTTATCACCTATAATTTGTAAAAACTGTTTTGGAAATGTCTTTCTGCTCTTTGGCCAGAGTCTGACGCCCGCACCGCCAGACAAAATGCAAGCCCAGTCCATAACTTTTATTCTTCCTTCTCTATAAGCTCTAAGCTCATCTTAAAGTAACCTTCTTTGCCATCCATGACTTTTCCATCTCTTGTGACAAACTCTGAAAATCCAAACGACTTTGCAACCTTTTCTGTCTCCTCTGAAAACTCTGCCGGCACTAAAATCTCAACTCTATCTCTTTTTCTTTTTGACTTCCTGTAACCGATAATTAAATAACCATGTTCAGATACAAGATTAAATAC from Caldicellulosiruptor kronotskyensis 2002 encodes the following:
- a CDS encoding carbohydrate ABC transporter permease yields the protein MWMKENTYGIGVKIVLYTICILWALITLVPYLIAVITSLKPVEDVTKFSVDFGKLSFSSYKYITTEFPFMRWLFNSFVVAVAVTAGNLLFNSMAAYALARLSFPFKKVVFYIIIGTMMIPGQVLLIPIYLILNKLGWIDSYKGLIIPWLVSAFYIFFMRQYFLTIPKDLEEAALIDGLSRFGIFFKIFLPLSLPALATQAIFIFVGNWNSFMWPSIIASSEELYTLPVGLNSFYGQYYQFWNQVLAGAILLSLPTIIVFVAFQKYFVRGIVTTGLKE
- a CDS encoding carbohydrate ABC transporter permease, yielding MRNRTKTQEYLTAFVMLLPYILSFCVFFAYPLVKAFMISFQNFSFLGDAPPKFVGLANYKEALTNKMFLDSILNTLYYSVLVVPTQLIIALILAVIVNDKVKFKEFFRTTYYLPTVTSPVAVSIIFLFLYKTDGLVNQILSHIGITPRNWFNEPSFVMPAIVSVAVWGSVGFYMVTFLSGLSTIPDQLYEAAEVEGAGEFIKLIKITIPLLKPMIFFNTVVSFISTLQMFDLSYIIGGSDGGPMGKAMTMVVMIYRTAFKEFNMGVASAMAFVVFGIIFVLTLIQRKFFGEEMSY
- a CDS encoding ABC transporter substrate-binding protein gives rise to the protein MKKFLTILLTLIFLLSLVAGIGAAQKDVFATSKITLKLGAWASSPAEKKIVQNQIAAFKKLYPNVDVKITEIVGDYNQKMQLLMASKTEPDIFYMDSMPAWQYIAKNVLEPLDSWMKKYNVKTIGYESSLLQPFIYKGKVYGLPKDYNTLVLFYNKEMFKQAGLTQAPKTWQELKEYAKKLTTDKVVGLTMNLELARIQPFAYQNGGKVFDGSKPVFTDPKALEGLKFALDLFKEGICKTPKDLGAGWVGDAFADKKAAMTIEGGWMIPFLNDRKIPKDQYGIAELPAGPAGKSTMAFTVAYVMSKNSKHKPEAFKLIRFLTGEGGQKYVVEAGLALPSLKSAGVNFAKTYPERKALVDGAKYAQVYFYGLDGTKVVDVFNKAFEDYVIGKKYDLKKNIEERVKQIMK
- a CDS encoding glycoside hydrolase family 65 protein translates to MKLSEKNWLIEQESFGVSHKHETCFALTNGYVGIRGINEEVFCDEIPGTFIAGVFDKDTAQVTELVNLPNPIGLRIYINREFLNPLKCEVVEFKRVLDLKQGLLFRKLRLKDEKGRITSIEGFRFVSMKNKNLIVQKYNVVCENYSAVLNVESFIDANTMNSKDIPNDRVKHYEVEDKKDCKSCIFLGITTKDKRYKVGIASSTEVLLDSQKCYFNRFVKDLGSVITENLEVEAKEGKSYEIVKLSVLVSSRENVDDIFRSSTIKLERAKELGVERLLSEHIEEYDKLWDVAKVEVIGDEVADRSLKFNVFHLLSMANPEDEHVSLGAKGLHGEGYKGHVFWDTEIFMLPFYIYTNPKAARSMLMYRYNLLDGARENARKNGYKGAQFPWESADTGQEETPKWGYDYLGKPVRIWTGDIEYHISADIAFAVLEYVRATDDIEFLLNYGAEIVIETARFWASICKYNEEKDRYEINDVIGPDEFHEHCNNNAYTNYLAKWNLEKAYEVLKCLEENYPSHFERLVKKINLSEDEPLNWLKVASKIYIPYHPETKLIEQFEGYFNLKDFVIKEYDSNNMPVWPEGVELDKLNSYQLIKQADVVMLLYLLGDQFDEEVMKINYDYYEKRTMHKSSLSPSIYALMGVRVGETKRAYINFMRTALTDIEDNQGNTALGIHAASLGGTWQALIFGFGGLKVEKDDVLSVNPWLFEKWEALKFSIWWKGNLLDFVITKENVEVKKRVDRSKVKIKIRSKEVVL
- a CDS encoding HAD family hydrolase; the protein is MGKIKAAIFDMDGVLTDTVKLHFKAWKKMFENHGYKFEYEDYKWKVDGKPRLDGIRSIAYDMPEDKLIEMAEEKQKIFLEFVEQENLEAFEDSIWLLNHLKQNNIRLAVASSSKNTTKILTKIGIHNMFDTIVTGYDFKKGKPDPEIFLTAAQRLNVNPKECVVFEDAIDGVKAGIRAGMLTIGVCRDGQFDRLKEAHYVVDKLTNVNLELLENLHEKLFKKV